Genomic DNA from Streptomyces sp. NBC_01571:
ACATTAGGGGCGGACCGGGTCAAGTCCCCTTCTCAGACTCGCCATCAGGCCGCTTGTTCCCTGGACGGGTCCAATGGGGTAAACAAGCCGCTGAATGTCGTGACGGCCACGCCCTCCACGGCTCGCGGCGGGTGGGCGTAGGTCTCCCATGTCTCGGCGAACCGCGCATGTCTGCTGAGAGCCTGAACCGTCTTCGGGTCGTGCTGACCGGACGCGCCAAGCTGAGACGTGTAGAAGTGCTTGAGGTCATGGAACCGGGTCTCTGGCGGCAGCCCGGCCAGCCTGACGGCGGCACGCCACTTCTCGTTGAAGTCTCGGCCCGAAACTGGCCGGCCGTACCGGTTGGTGACGATCAACCCCTCGTCTGGCGGCGGAACCCAGCCGCGGCGTCGGCGGTCACCTTCCGCACGGTGACTCACCGACGCGAATTGGGGGAATCGCTCGATGTGCTTCCTCAGCTTGTCGATGAGGAAGGCGTCGACAGGCAAAGTTGCTGCGCTGGCCTTGGTCTTGAGCTTCGCCGACTTGCCTCCCTGTCGCTGTTCCTCGATGTACAGGAGGCCCTCCGACCAGTCGACGGATGTCTTCCTGAGGCCGATGGCTTCTCCTTCACGGAGGCCTGCGCATGCGGCGATCCACACGAAGACCTCGAAACGTGGCTCGACTTCCCGCATCGCGGCAGCGAGGCGGTTGACCTGCTCTGCGCTGAGGGAGACTTTGACACGCCCCTCCACTTCCGGCAGCTCGATCCGTGACACGACGTTCGCCGGCAGGGGCACGTCCTCGTCGATCATGTAGTTGACGAGGATGCGCCAGGTTTTGAAGATCTGAACACCGTAGACGCCACCAACGGTGGGTTGGTCGATCAGGTAATCCACGAGGGCCATGCTGTGCTTGCGGCGCAGCGTCCGGGCGATGTACTTCCCGAGGAACGGAATGATGTGGACCCGGATGTGCGTGTCGTACGTGTCAGTCGTGTTCTTGTTCTTGTTCTTCTTCCTTCTGCGTTCAAGAAATTCTTTGGCGTAAAACTCGACTGTTTCGTTACCCAGGTCTGGATCGACCCAACTACCGTTGCGGATCTGGACTCGGACTTCGTCTAGATGGTCACGCGCTGCCTCCCACGTGTCGAACGCTGGACGACGCCCCTTTCCGTTCGGATCCGTGTAACGAGCCTGCCATTGCTGACCCCGTCCGTGGTCAGCTGAAGGGTAGAGCGGATTCTTCTTTGTGCCGCATTTGCATGGTATGTCACCTGGTTTCGGATATCTTTTGTGCCACCGATCAAACGGTGCATCGGACTCGGCCATGTGCCTCTTTCGTGGGTGAGTTTCAGATTTTCTAGCGCCTGTGGTACCTAGGGGTCCTGGAGCTTGGGTGGGTGGGCAAGTGCGCCGCTCTTGATGCGCTCGAAAAGGTCGTTGACCTCATGCTCGCTGTAGCGCACCCGGCTGCCATTTCTGTTACCTCCACGGTTGTTTCCCGGTCCTGGCCGGTAGTACGGGCCAAGAGGATAGGCGCGCAGAAGACCGCGATTAGTCCACCGGCGCCGAGTTGAAGGTGAAATGCCAAGTCGCTGTTCCACCTCACGGGGCATCATATAGCGATCGACGGAATCCGATGGAGTGGTTTCGGGTGTCCTTATTGAATTGCTTATTGAGGCGCCCAAGTCTGCATTTTCGGGTTGACTCGAAGCCGAAACCCTCCTGCTTCTGAACCTGGCATCCGGCAAGATCCAGCCTCCTGTGGTCACGTCTCCTCACCCGTGGTGGGTTGACCTGGACGTCAAGCTCGCTGTGCGAGCGCGCCAGAGCCGCTCATCTACAGGTGTTTATGTATGGAGGTGACGCTAGCTCAACCGCTCTGGATGCGACAGATCCAATGTGTGCGCTATCGCTGCTTATGTGGTGCTATGTCGTAAACACTTGTAGATGAAGGTGAGAGGTGTCGCCCTCGTATGCCGCTTCCAGCGGGACGTGAGGGCGGACTGCTGACCTACGCATGCGATGGCAGAGGCGCGAGTCGGTCCATGAAGGCGGGACCTCTTGCGGATCCAACGGCCAAGTAGATGAAGAGGGACTCCTTGTAGCGTCGCGCGGCAAGCTGGGTGTCCCCGTGCCTCCTCCGCGGCGCTGCCCAAGAGTTCTAGGGCGGCGGCTTCGCCGGCGAGTTGGTCGGCGGCCTGGCATGTGTCGTGCGCGACACGCACTTTGCGCAGGGCTCCTTCCTAATCGTGCGCTGCTGCGTCGCCGAAAGCCCAGGAACGAGAGGGCTCGTTCCTGGGTGTCCCAATCAGGGGAAAGGGCATGGGTGAGAGGATGCCGTACGTGCTGGCGAGGTAGTGAATCGATTCGCCAAAGGAGGTTGGCGTCACGAAAAGGCTCCCGATGCAGCGGCGTGAAAAACAGGGCTGTCCTAGCCGGTATCAGCTGCTGGCAGCATGGAACCGCTGCGGGGAGAGGTTACTTTAATGCGGACTGTGCGACTACGCGCAGGTGGGCATTGCGAATCTAGGGTTGTGTCTAGGCCACAGCCTTCCAGTGCCATGGCCGTGGACCTGCAAGCCCGCGCACGCATTCGACTCGATATCTTGCTTGCTCCAGCATCACAGGATTGTCGTCGGCTGTTTGCAATGCGAATGACGTAAGTCGAAGTTCTCGAATATCGCGCAGCGTGGGATAGCCGGCCCAGTCCATGACGTCGTGGCCGTAGGATTCGCAGAATTTCACGTACGCGGATCGAGAGATTTTGCCAAACGTATCCGCAGCCACGGCTGTCGAAGTGAGATCCCACTCCGGGGGCCCTACCGCAGTGCGCTCAAAGTCCATCAGAAAGACGCCGTTGTGGGTAACCGCAGTGTTGCCGCCCCAAGCGTCGCCATGAACGACGCATGGCCGTAGGCCCTGCGGCAGGTCGGTCCATGCTGCCTGGAGATCTTCTAGTCGTCGAAGGAGCCACGCTTGATCTTCTCGACTGGCAGACTGGGAGGCCTTGATGCGGTCCGCGATACGCACGAAGGGGGCTATCTCTCCCAAGGCGAAGGGTGGGGATGGCAACTCGTGTAGACGGCGCAGGAGTGGAGCAAGGTCCGACTCGTCGCCGGCGCGGTGTGGTGGTAGCTCTTCCCAGAATGTCGCTGTGCGCCCATCGACAGTTACGGGCTGGTCTGTGTCCAATGGCCGTACTGCTGGAATGCTGTTCTGTGCAAGCCATCGTGTGACTTGTACTTCGCGGGCTGCAGCGGCAGATTGTCCCCTACGCGCGATCCGCACAACGACTTGCCCGGGAAGACGCCATAGGTCGTTCTCGGCCAGACGGATGGGCTCCGCACCGTTCGGACTTAGGCCGACCGCCTGCACGATCTTCTCCAGAACATCGAACGACTCTTGGATGCGGGGAGACGTCATGCCTGAACAGTAGTGCGGATGCGTTCGCGCAGATCAGCGACTCCGACGTTGCGGCTGCGTGAAGCCGCGATGCGTCGCAGCTCCTGGACGTCGTCAACGGCGCGTTGAGAGCGAAGGCGTCCCACCTCGTCGAGGGCGCGGTGGCCAACCGCCACAGCTTCCTGCGGGTCGCCGGTGGCCATACGGAGCGAAGCGAGCTTCGTCCCGGAGAGAGCACGGGATCGCACGTATCCGTCTCCGTGCTCCTCGATCGCGATCTTCAGACGGTCGGCTGCCGCAGCTGGAGAATGGCCGGCGAGAATCGTCAGGTCGAAGAGCGCGTGGCCTGTGTCGCCGTGATGTTGTGCGCGGTCGTAGTAACTCATCCACGGGGCGTCTTCGCCTTCCGCGGCGTGAGAGAAGATCTCGTCCGAATGGCCAATCGCTCGAACTGCTGCGTCGATGTCTCGCATTTTGGCGTGGGCGCGGGCGCGCGCGTTATGTAACATCGCCTGCTCCTTCGGCGTCAGACGATCAGAGCGCACAAGGCCGTTCTCCGCGTGAGTCAGCCCGTCGTCTGGTTCTCCGACCCAGATCGCCTGACGGGCCAGCCAGTTCATCGCCGACGCCCGGAGATGCCAATTGCCAGCATGTTCAGCGAACTTGACACCTGCGCCCAGGTAGAACCGCGCGTCATCGTGCTCGTACGCATCAAAGGCGCTCGCGCCCATGACGATGGCGAGGCGGCCGACCGCAGTAAACAGCTCGGGTTCCAG
This window encodes:
- a CDS encoding tyrosine recombinase XerC — translated: MAESDAPFDRWHKRYPKPGDIPCKCGTKKNPLYPSADHGRGQQWQARYTDPNGKGRRPAFDTWEAARDHLDEVRVQIRNGSWVDPDLGNETVEFYAKEFLERRRKKNKNKNTTDTYDTHIRVHIIPFLGKYIARTLRRKHSMALVDYLIDQPTVGGVYGVQIFKTWRILVNYMIDEDVPLPANVVSRIELPEVEGRVKVSLSAEQVNRLAAAMREVEPRFEVFVWIAACAGLREGEAIGLRKTSVDWSEGLLYIEEQRQGGKSAKLKTKASAATLPVDAFLIDKLRKHIERFPQFASVSHRAEGDRRRRGWVPPPDEGLIVTNRYGRPVSGRDFNEKWRAAVRLAGLPPETRFHDLKHFYTSQLGASGQHDPKTVQALSRHARFAETWETYAHPPRAVEGVAVTTFSGLFTPLDPSREQAA
- a CDS encoding phosphotransferase family protein is translated as MTSPRIQESFDVLEKIVQAVGLSPNGAEPIRLAENDLWRLPGQVVVRIARRGQSAAAAREVQVTRWLAQNSIPAVRPLDTDQPVTVDGRTATFWEELPPHRAGDESDLAPLLRRLHELPSPPFALGEIAPFVRIADRIKASQSASREDQAWLLRRLEDLQAAWTDLPQGLRPCVVHGDAWGGNTAVTHNGVFLMDFERTAVGPPEWDLTSTAVAADTFGKISRSAYVKFCESYGHDVMDWAGYPTLRDIRELRLTSFALQTADDNPVMLEQARYRVECVRGLAGPRPWHWKAVA
- a CDS encoding helix-turn-helix transcriptional regulator, which gives rise to MPQKPRPLDDSQSMAHWFGVELRTWRELRGLSTTALGAKVHLSGSSIQRIEKAERPCNADLAASLDDALDARGALRRLWRRVEADADSQGRDADKLRSEALVEASNLAAPGTLEARTLAEVDGSDVERRSFLAGGAAVLGPIGVGALGHASLPKVIRNDDVEQVWMASTLLAQWDNQYGGAGLVRSASIGLYRWATSLLDVRCPGRLEPELFTAVGRLAIVMGASAFDAYEHDDARFYLGAGVKFAEHAGNWHLRASAMNWLARQAIWVGEPDDGLTHAENGLVRSDRLTPKEQAMLHNARARAHAKMRDIDAAVRAIGHSDEIFSHAAEGEDAPWMSYYDRAQHHGDTGHALFDLTILAGHSPAAAADRLKIAIEEHGDGYVRSRALSGTKLASLRMATGDPQEAVAVGHRALDEVGRLRSQRAVDDVQELRRIAASRSRNVGVADLRERIRTTVQA